Proteins encoded in a region of the Watersipora subatra chromosome 5, tzWatSuba1.1, whole genome shotgun sequence genome:
- the LOC137396664 gene encoding uncharacterized protein, whose product MQRYLIFIFFLNAASAVVYRGQGKVHIGHLNQYTESGVRIVYRPEDYRTYSPVGLARYCYFKGAIYLSENKLNRDYYTDIITKSLDEWTLLAWDSVGKYYYDEDHELDIKQGYLIAIAIYIYDDDYSLIYNDSYRYYPVPNEIGFCELDHEAGSYNTKCSEIFDGSSYSGNGNSYSGSFYEGSSSTVSAVFDESTYWGNGNEYSGSYDEGSSSKSSAGTIAAAVIVIAIVIAIVVGVVVCIKKGGAVVFRNKFQRRPNNGAFNNSGHPNAGVQMSQLQQTNAVVPAGSSVVPAGQVNQAYNPQPYQPMAPLPVVHQPPPPAVSQYQAPLQPLPYQPAVVQPAIVQPTVVQPTMIQPTFIQQAHVEAQPTAPSAPSFIQQAHVEAQPTAPSAPSFIQQAPAEAQPTALSVSSLITPRNLRIAAGVVDFVGSAIEVLGSEE is encoded by the exons ATGCAGAGATACTTGATATTCATATTTTTTCTCAACGCGGCATCAGCAGTAGTTTATAGAGGTCAAGGAAAAGTACACATCGGTCACTTGAATCAGTACACTGAATCGGGTGTCAGAATAGTCTACAGACCAGAAGATTATAGGACAT ATTCCCCTGTCGGTTTAGCTAGGTACTGTTACTTTAAAGGAGCCATTTATCTGTCAGAGAACAAGCTTAATAGAGATTACTATACAGATATCATAACAAAAAGCCTTGACGAATGGACTCTACTGGCTTGGGACAGTGTTG GGAAGTACTATTATGATGAAGATCATGAATTAGATATAAAACAAGGGTATTTGATTGCAAtcgccatatatatatatgatgacgACTATTCTTTGATTTACAATGACTCCTACCGTTATTACCCTGTCCCAAATGAAATCGGTTTCTGCGAGCTCGACCACGAAGCAGGAAGCTACAACACAAAATGTTCAGAAA TTTTTGACGGAAGCAGTTATTCCGGAAATGGTAATTCATATTCTGGCAGTTTCTATGAGGGAAGCTCTAGCACAGTCAGTGCAG TTTTCGACGAAAGCACTTATTGGGGAAACGGAAATGAATATTCTGGCAGTTACGATGAGGGAAGTTCTAGCAAATCCAGCGCAg GAACCATAGCAGCAGCTGTTATAGTCATCGCCATCGTGATTGCTATTGTTGTTGGAGTGGTAGTGTGTATCAAAAAAGGAGGCGCCGTGGTTTTCAGAAACAAGTTTCAAAGAAG GCCAAACAATGGAGCGTTTAACAACTCTGGCCATCCGAACGCAGGAGTTCAAATGAGTCAACTACAACAAACTAATGCAGTAGTTCCTGCTGGATCATCAGTTGTTCCTGCTGGACAGGTCAATCAAGCATATAATCCGCAACCTTATCAACCAATGGCTCCGCTACCTGTAGTTCACCAGCCTCCTCCTCCAGCTGTTTCACAGTATCAAGCACCATTACAACCTCTTCCATACCAACCAGCTGTTGTTCAGCCGGCGATTGTTCAACCAACAGTTGTCCAACCAACAATGATTCAGCCAACTTTCATACAGCAAGCACATGTTGAGGCTCAACCTACTGCACCATCAGCACCTAGTTTCATACAGCAAGCACATGTTGAGGCTCAACCTACTGCACCATCAGCACCTAGTTTCATACAGCAAGCACCTGCTGAGGCTCAACCTACTGCACTATCAGTATCTAGCCTGATCACTCCTCGTAATCTTAGGATAGCAGCAGGTGTAGTGGATTTTGTGGGAAGTGCAATTGAGGTATTAGGCTCTGAAGAATAA